Proteins encoded within one genomic window of Candidatus Cloacimonadota bacterium:
- a CDS encoding T9SS type A sorting domain-containing protein, which produces MKKIFILLLLFVGLALSAEVRFTGIENDLKLSASFNNVDLKIHKNEKYSEIQLEDCNPTFLSGFELPVSSQLIDLSASGNYTITELDYVVEEIILEENLSPFQTSFDVDFTKDEWLPNEIIQIGKPAIMRGARFSQISIFPIQYNPARNSVRFYSQLDAEFNIDNSDTRNPILVPRNVTGFSSLNDKIHGKEITRDLSGGNYLVIAPENCADLMQPFLRWKEKLGFKTRLAVFEEIGTTEADIKDYLQTAYDIWETPPEYVLMVGDVTGNFYLPAYYIPGYLYPWCVTDHSFTLLEGDDYFPDILIGRLSFQNEMQLTTMLSKIINYEKNPYLENDWMKSALMTGYVDESNGFSQREVLLTIRDKLLNFEYTKVDTFIAPWQFGATLLENEINNGHSFICYRGAGHSTYWSGGSMGQMFANNNVLNLNNGFMLPMVTSMTCGGGDFAAGETATCFGEVWMFAGTPSVPQGAIGFIGPSERDTKTWFNNANALGIYQGITQEGINSCGEMLLRGKMELYNNFPFGHEMGGAEDSDQFYFYVYNLLGDPGLRVWTDTPKAIELEASEVFLGSNFVSANIITNDDPAEFKVAFTSLDSLVAVGYTDAAGNVNLPISVSEGTYQLTASKYGFIPKTIDIHVQASDMLAMNAFTFSENTVSGQTLDIDLQIMNMADSDADNVTIELNSQDDNISIITDPISVYSIPANQTYDCTFSIEISESWQDGETSDLILEMTSNLGDNLALIPVEIQSPDLAMVQFEALNSSGFIIQEEETDLNLTLYNSGQANSSTFQTELICLNDVVEVQDASSGYNSIDIGENETNFSAFTIFADNSIISGETAEFQLNIFNTSSPLQTIFFEIPIGIISESSPTFCDWGYYAVESSDAGNFDAPDYNWIEIDPELGGNGTLVGADHAIIDGYIQTISLPFQFRYYGQFYDEISICSEGWLAMGRTQHIYFRNRTIPSGIGPDAMIAPFWDSLQDGNIYVAHDSGNHQFIIEWSDWGNSYDPDQKNTFQVILMNPEYEDNFGIDSTIIFQYKEIHNIDQQDHYATIGIENQAQTEGLLLSFAGIEAATFHPIQDETAIMFTMKNGPDVPYLTVEPSEFIVETFVDTIILQTLTLQNNSESSEPLEYSLSLSHFGPGNGREQNLNRNIENDQILQLSGYYIPFQSVNMPFYLLHNSPDGEPIVGVTLDFPAGCTINSAQDIGDLNWNEQTGNGAELTWGYDGTSISPTNVIPFTINLIISEQLIPPLEIEWQIDGDGSGSAPHQASGTISINPTTDEIFWITYPNGGETVLPALQDTIRWNHFGVADSVKIELSRNGGIDWEMLDAMAPNLEFYPHTFNGPLSEDCKVKISTLDDEFFDLSDSLFQISALNITYPDETTVMSYSTIDSILWQDVGGMETIDISISFDNGFSWQILEENVQNSGSYQFEVPGPPSNYCKIKLSNSDHNVLNISEAFQIVDAYVEWLSADNFTGSIPAGETEDIEITFSTANLEFGIYEAYLKIETQIGQVLYIPVSLHYFGPCPPPIFEVQLRQNTPNPFNPFTKIEYEIPDACNVKVSIYNLKGQHVKTLVNEFKTTGYYYEYWDGTNRNNQKVASGMYFYLLKAGNKTKVRKMTLMK; this is translated from the coding sequence ATGAAAAAAATATTTATTTTACTCCTTTTATTTGTTGGATTAGCATTATCCGCTGAAGTTAGATTTACTGGTATCGAGAACGATCTTAAGTTATCCGCATCGTTCAATAACGTTGATCTCAAAATTCATAAAAATGAGAAATATTCAGAAATTCAATTAGAGGATTGCAATCCAACTTTTTTAAGTGGATTTGAATTACCTGTTTCATCGCAATTAATTGATCTTTCTGCATCGGGAAATTATACAATAACAGAACTTGATTACGTGGTAGAAGAGATCATATTGGAAGAAAATCTATCTCCATTTCAAACAAGTTTTGATGTGGATTTCACCAAAGATGAATGGCTTCCAAATGAGATAATTCAGATCGGTAAACCAGCGATAATGCGAGGTGCTCGGTTCAGTCAGATCAGCATCTTCCCCATTCAATATAATCCTGCTAGAAATTCAGTTAGATTTTATTCTCAGTTAGATGCTGAATTTAATATCGACAACAGCGATACAAGAAATCCAATTTTAGTTCCCAGAAATGTAACTGGATTTTCATCCTTAAATGATAAAATTCATGGAAAAGAAATTACGCGTGATCTTTCCGGTGGAAATTACCTGGTAATTGCTCCGGAGAATTGCGCTGATCTAATGCAGCCTTTTCTGCGTTGGAAAGAAAAACTCGGATTTAAAACCAGACTGGCTGTTTTTGAAGAGATTGGCACTACAGAAGCAGATATAAAAGACTATCTGCAAACAGCTTACGATATCTGGGAAACTCCGCCTGAATATGTGCTGATGGTCGGAGATGTTACCGGAAATTTCTATCTTCCTGCTTATTATATTCCGGGATATTTGTATCCGTGGTGCGTTACCGATCACAGTTTTACACTTTTAGAAGGGGACGATTATTTCCCCGATATTTTAATCGGCAGACTGTCTTTTCAAAATGAAATGCAGCTGACTACAATGCTTTCTAAAATAATAAATTATGAGAAAAATCCCTACCTGGAAAACGACTGGATGAAAAGTGCCTTGATGACTGGTTACGTCGATGAATCTAATGGTTTTTCGCAACGGGAAGTTCTGCTGACAATTCGAGACAAATTGCTGAATTTTGAGTACACAAAAGTAGATACATTTATTGCCCCCTGGCAGTTTGGTGCTACACTTCTGGAAAATGAAATCAATAATGGACATTCCTTTATCTGTTATCGCGGTGCCGGACATTCCACCTATTGGAGTGGCGGATCGATGGGACAAATGTTCGCGAACAATAATGTCTTGAATCTGAACAACGGTTTTATGCTGCCGATGGTAACCAGCATGACTTGCGGTGGTGGCGATTTTGCTGCCGGAGAAACTGCCACTTGTTTTGGCGAAGTCTGGATGTTTGCCGGCACACCTTCTGTTCCACAGGGAGCAATCGGTTTTATCGGTCCCAGCGAACGAGATACTAAAACCTGGTTCAACAATGCCAATGCACTGGGTATTTATCAGGGAATTACGCAGGAAGGCATAAACAGCTGCGGTGAAATGCTGTTGCGCGGCAAAATGGAGCTTTACAACAATTTTCCTTTTGGTCATGAAATGGGCGGAGCAGAAGATTCTGATCAATTTTATTTTTATGTTTATAATCTTCTGGGCGATCCTGGTTTACGAGTGTGGACAGATACTCCAAAAGCTATCGAGTTGGAAGCATCAGAAGTTTTTCTGGGTTCCAATTTTGTTAGTGCCAATATTATCACAAATGATGATCCTGCTGAATTTAAAGTGGCTTTTACTTCGCTTGATAGTTTAGTTGCAGTAGGATATACAGATGCTGCTGGAAATGTGAATCTACCCATTTCAGTTTCGGAAGGAACTTATCAGCTTACAGCATCCAAATATGGCTTCATCCCCAAAACGATTGATATTCATGTTCAAGCATCCGATATGTTGGCCATGAACGCTTTTACTTTTAGCGAAAACACCGTTTCAGGACAAACATTAGATATTGATCTTCAAATTATGAACATGGCAGATTCTGATGCTGATAATGTGACTATTGAGCTAAATTCACAGGACGATAATATTTCGATAATCACCGATCCGATCAGTGTTTATTCAATTCCTGCTAATCAAACTTATGATTGTACATTTTCAATTGAGATTTCAGAAAGCTGGCAGGATGGTGAAACATCTGATCTGATCCTGGAAATGACTTCTAATTTGGGAGATAATCTGGCTTTGATCCCAGTTGAAATCCAATCACCAGACCTGGCAATGGTGCAATTCGAAGCATTAAACAGTTCTGGATTCATTATTCAGGAAGAAGAAACTGATCTTAATCTGACGCTTTATAATTCTGGCCAGGCAAACAGTTCTACTTTTCAAACTGAGTTGATCTGCCTGAATGATGTGGTGGAAGTCCAGGATGCGAGTTCGGGTTATAACAGCATCGATATCGGAGAAAATGAGACTAATTTTTCTGCCTTTACCATTTTCGCTGACAACAGCATCATCAGCGGAGAAACAGCAGAATTCCAACTGAATATTTTCAACACTTCCTCTCCTTTGCAGACGATATTCTTCGAAATTCCCATCGGTATCATTTCCGAATCGAGTCCTACATTTTGTGATTGGGGTTACTACGCAGTAGAATCTTCTGATGCAGGAAATTTTGATGCTCCCGATTATAATTGGATCGAGATCGATCCGGAACTGGGTGGAAATGGAACATTGGTAGGAGCTGATCATGCTATTATCGATGGTTACATTCAAACTATATCACTTCCTTTCCAATTCAGATATTATGGACAGTTTTACGATGAAATCTCTATCTGTTCGGAAGGCTGGCTGGCAATGGGAAGAACACAACATATTTATTTCAGGAATCGCACAATTCCTTCCGGCATTGGCCCCGATGCGATGATAGCTCCATTCTGGGATTCGCTGCAGGATGGTAATATTTATGTAGCTCATGATTCTGGAAATCATCAGTTTATCATCGAATGGTCAGATTGGGGAAACTCCTACGATCCTGACCAGAAAAATACTTTTCAGGTAATTTTGATGAATCCTGAATATGAAGACAATTTTGGCATCGACAGCACGATAATTTTTCAATACAAAGAAATTCATAACATAGATCAGCAGGATCATTACGCCACTATCGGTATAGAGAATCAAGCACAAACAGAAGGACTCTTACTTTCTTTTGCCGGAATAGAAGCTGCGACCTTTCATCCTATCCAAGACGAAACTGCCATAATGTTCACCATGAAAAACGGACCTGATGTTCCTTACCTGACGGTTGAACCTTCAGAGTTCATCGTGGAAACATTTGTCGATACCATTATTTTGCAAACACTTACATTACAAAATAATTCTGAAAGCAGTGAGCCGCTGGAATACTCTCTCAGCTTATCTCATTTCGGGCCGGGAAATGGTAGAGAACAAAATCTAAATCGGAATATAGAAAACGATCAAATTCTGCAATTGAGCGGATATTACATTCCCTTTCAATCTGTAAACATGCCGTTTTATCTTTTGCACAACAGCCCGGACGGTGAACCGATCGTGGGTGTAACTTTAGATTTTCCTGCAGGCTGCACGATAAATTCAGCTCAAGATATTGGTGATCTGAACTGGAATGAACAAACAGGTAATGGAGCTGAATTGACCTGGGGTTATGATGGAACTTCCATTTCACCAACCAATGTTATTCCCTTTACTATTAATCTGATAATTAGTGAACAACTGATTCCACCTTTAGAAATTGAGTGGCAGATCGATGGCGATGGCAGCGGAAGTGCTCCACATCAAGCCAGCGGAACAATTTCGATAAATCCAACAACTGATGAGATCTTCTGGATCACTTATCCAAATGGAGGAGAAACTGTTCTGCCGGCTCTTCAAGATACGATCCGCTGGAATCATTTTGGCGTGGCAGACAGTGTAAAAATTGAGCTTTCCAGAAATGGCGGAATTGACTGGGAAATGTTAGATGCGATGGCACCAAATTTAGAATTTTATCCGCATACTTTTAACGGACCATTATCAGAAGATTGCAAAGTAAAAATTAGCACTTTAGATGATGAATTCTTTGATCTTTCCGATAGTCTCTTTCAGATATCAGCTTTGAATATTACGTATCCAGATGAAACCACGGTAATGTCTTATTCTACTATAGATAGCATTTTATGGCAGGATGTGGGTGGAATGGAAACAATTGATATTTCCATTTCATTCGATAATGGTTTCAGTTGGCAAATTCTGGAAGAAAATGTTCAGAACTCAGGTAGTTATCAATTTGAAGTTCCAGGACCTCCTTCAAATTATTGCAAAATAAAATTGTCAAATTCTGATCACAATGTTTTGAATATCTCGGAAGCATTCCAAATAGTAGATGCATATGTAGAATGGCTAAGTGCTGATAATTTCACGGGTTCAATTCCTGCCGGTGAAACTGAAGATATTGAAATAACCTTTTCTACCGCAAATCTGGAGTTTGGAATTTATGAAGCATACCTGAAAATCGAAACTCAGATCGGACAGGTCTTGTATATTCCAGTTTCTCTTCATTATTTTGGTCCTTGTCCACCTCCGATCTTTGAAGTTCAGTTGCGGCAAAACACACCTAATCCCTTCAATCCATTCACTAAGATAGAATACGAAATTCCTGACGCTTGTAATGTGAAGGTGAGTATTTACAACCTGAAAGGTCAGCATGTAAAAACGCTGGTAAATGAATTTAAAACTACAGGATATTATTACGAATACTGGGATGGTACTAACAGAAATAATCAGAAAGTTGCTTCTGGAATGTATTTCTATCTTCTGAAAGCCGGAAACAAAACCAAAGTGCGTAAAATGACGTTGATGAAGTAA
- a CDS encoding MoaD family protein: MIKIKFYSLIRLQLGINAIDIEAESISIYDLLQKTEKKIGKKFIDLLFGSEKEILHGTMILINGRNIWHLDNLDSIVSDGDEISIFPPGGGG, translated from the coding sequence ATGATCAAAATAAAATTCTACAGTTTGATCCGTTTGCAGCTCGGAATTAACGCGATTGATATCGAAGCAGAAAGCATTTCGATCTATGATCTGCTGCAAAAAACAGAAAAAAAGATTGGGAAGAAATTTATCGATCTCCTCTTCGGATCAGAAAAAGAGATACTTCATGGAACCATGATCCTGATCAATGGCAGAAATATCTGGCATCTGGACAATCTCGATTCAATCGTGAGTGATGGCGATGAGATAAGCATTTTTCCTCCCGGAGGTGGTGGTTAA
- a CDS encoding HesA/MoeB/ThiF family protein, giving the protein MPEIFQKNIQFWGEENQQKIADASILIAGVGGLGCVVAEGLTRAGIGKLILVDNGIVEASNLNRQILFDQSHIGKVKVQVAKQKLQAINPKLEIEILQNSIMDLKNILLSHYDGIADCLDNFASRFELEKLLTPDHFLVHGGVQNDFGQIITIKPGKTQTLRHIYPGSHIPISTSIVPQTVIIIGSLIVQEIINNIFDKPQLLNKMLIIELADFSMFKVALTK; this is encoded by the coding sequence ATGCCGGAAATATTTCAAAAGAACATCCAATTCTGGGGAGAAGAAAACCAGCAGAAGATAGCAGATGCTTCTATCCTGATAGCGGGAGTGGGAGGATTGGGTTGCGTGGTTGCAGAAGGCTTGACCAGAGCTGGAATCGGCAAATTGATTCTCGTTGACAACGGAATTGTAGAAGCTTCCAATCTGAATCGTCAAATTCTGTTTGATCAATCCCATATTGGTAAAGTAAAGGTACAAGTTGCCAAACAGAAACTGCAAGCGATAAATCCAAAACTGGAAATTGAGATTTTACAAAATTCAATTATGGATTTAAAAAATATTCTTCTTTCTCACTATGACGGCATTGCCGATTGTTTAGATAATTTCGCTTCTCGATTTGAATTGGAAAAGCTGCTGACTCCTGATCATTTTCTGGTTCACGGTGGAGTGCAAAATGATTTCGGTCAGATCATCACGATCAAACCCGGAAAGACACAAACTCTAAGACATATCTATCCCGGATCGCATATTCCCATTTCCACTTCGATAGTTCCACAGACTGTTATAATTATCGGTTCTCTCATTGTTCAAGAGATTATTAATAACATTTTTGACAAACCACAATTGCTGAATAAAATGTTGATAATTGAATTAGCAGATTTTTCGATGTTTAAGGTGGCATTGACGAAATAA
- a CDS encoding FAD-dependent thymidylate synthase gives MKVNLAGFNLDKNLIDKLPEDTIATPETISAAYARISRDPRDVPELRKEAREQVKKARRSNQAIVFGMSHHSVAEHAYFNFDILQISRLALEELEARRIGAAYTEKSQRYITLKGDFVVPAEFSEKDKKEFEELVGFQNGFYLRNLEKLTKFQFESNPELAKKAAEAEKRGVSEKMNRAKNTLEGWAKEDARYALSLATEAQLGMSFNARTLEHAIRTLRNSELAECRELAAKLFDATKDVAPSLIILTDPDEFKKTFKTDLQDDHFKFTKKHLKKLVSEKIEKYYGELHEGIPEFIEADHEKLIIDNKVDRDIAAAIIHHNSKLTIEDSFRIACSILHDEETGKEFFASVMKHLCAFDPLPREFEFTGELKFELVVSASNFAQLKRHRLMTLLAQDYDPSLGITVPHSIKAIGAENELLEVCRRSEELYSEFLPKYGKAAEYCLTNSHRRRVLAAANPRELYHFSRLREDEHAQWDIKETAGRMMELAKQVAPHSFILSGGKDKFEKIRKK, from the coding sequence ATGAAAGTAAATTTAGCAGGATTCAATTTAGATAAAAATTTAATCGATAAACTACCTGAAGATACGATTGCTACCCCAGAAACAATTTCCGCCGCCTACGCCCGCATCAGCCGCGATCCGCGTGATGTTCCGGAATTACGAAAAGAAGCAAGGGAACAGGTAAAAAAAGCCCGCCGTTCCAATCAAGCCATCGTGTTTGGCATGAGCCATCATTCCGTAGCAGAACATGCCTATTTCAATTTTGATATCTTGCAGATCTCTCGTCTGGCCTTGGAAGAACTGGAAGCAAGACGCATCGGAGCTGCCTACACCGAAAAATCTCAGCGCTACATAACTTTGAAAGGTGATTTTGTTGTTCCTGCCGAATTCAGCGAAAAAGATAAAAAGGAATTTGAGGAATTAGTTGGATTTCAAAATGGCTTCTATCTTCGTAATCTGGAAAAGCTGACAAAATTTCAATTCGAAAGTAATCCCGAACTTGCCAAAAAAGCTGCTGAAGCTGAAAAACGCGGTGTTTCCGAAAAAATGAATCGTGCAAAAAATACCTTGGAAGGCTGGGCAAAAGAAGATGCGCGATATGCATTAAGCTTAGCTACAGAAGCACAATTGGGAATGTCCTTCAATGCCAGAACCTTGGAACATGCAATTCGAACTTTGCGAAATTCGGAACTGGCAGAATGCCGAGAACTTGCAGCAAAACTATTTGATGCAACCAAAGATGTTGCTCCTTCACTCATCATTCTAACAGATCCTGATGAATTTAAGAAAACTTTTAAAACCGATCTTCAGGACGATCATTTCAAATTTACCAAAAAACATCTCAAAAAACTTGTTTCCGAAAAAATCGAAAAATATTATGGCGAGTTGCATGAAGGAATTCCAGAATTTATCGAAGCAGACCATGAAAAACTAATCATCGATAATAAAGTGGATCGAGATATTGCTGCTGCGATTATTCATCATAATTCCAAACTTACAATTGAAGATTCCTTTAGAATTGCCTGCTCGATCCTGCATGATGAAGAAACCGGAAAAGAGTTTTTTGCCAGCGTTATGAAACACCTTTGTGCTTTCGATCCGCTGCCGCGAGAATTTGAATTTACCGGAGAATTAAAATTTGAACTGGTAGTGAGTGCCAGTAATTTTGCTCAGCTAAAAAGACATCGATTGATGACCCTTCTGGCTCAAGATTACGATCCCAGTTTGGGAATTACAGTTCCACATTCTATAAAAGCTATCGGTGCTGAAAATGAATTGCTGGAAGTCTGCCGTAGGAGCGAAGAACTTTATTCTGAATTCCTGCCCAAATACGGAAAAGCTGCGGAATATTGTTTAACCAATTCACATCGCAGAAGAGTTCTGGCCGCTGCCAATCCGCGAGAACTCTATCATTTTTCACGACTGCGGGAAGATGAACATGCTCAGTGGGACATCAAAGAAACTGCCGGCAGAATGATGGAGCTGGCGAAGCAGGTTGCACCGCATTCATTTATTTTATCAGGTGGAAAGGATAAGTTTGAGAAGATAAGGAAGAAATAG
- a CDS encoding aldehyde ferredoxin oxidoreductase family protein, which produces MKSKNVFGWMNKISKIDLTDNTQEEIKINEENLRKYLGGRGLGVKLYSDLCSPDTDPLSSDNAFIFLTGPLTGLFPTAGRYQIISRSPQTGTIFDTSSGGVFGERLKKTGLDGIIITGKAKEPVYLLITNDKIEIKKADHLWGKNTQQTRDILQEEYSKKASVASIGPAGENQVIFASIMNDKDRAAGRGGMGAVMGSKNLKAIVALGTKEIPVADPEGLKEILTKIDRLIDKNPVTGKSLPLLGTSVLVNIINAHGMFPTENFQRGVFNDAEGISGEKITETLLQKRSACFKCPMACGRTTKTVNKEGEGPEYETVWAFGAQLGINDLTKITEANYLCNELGLDTITTGNTIGCAMELYEKGAFPHELKWGDADVLEKLVEDIACKRGIGEDLALGSKRLAEKYGRPELAMQVKGLELPAYDPRGAQGQALAYATSNRGGCHMRAYMISNEILGSPMILDRYSSKGKAEIVALLQDVSAVVDSLVLCRFIQFAVSISTLTEMVNIVTGLDYTEEELLEAGKRIYTLERDFNAKAGFDRKDDLLPSRFMEEELQEGSSRHRVVQLNKMLNDYYQVRGWDENGIPTKKVKEKLGI; this is translated from the coding sequence ATGAAATCAAAGAATGTCTTTGGCTGGATGAATAAAATCAGCAAAATCGATCTGACCGATAATACTCAGGAAGAAATTAAAATAAATGAAGAAAATTTAAGAAAATACCTTGGTGGTAGAGGACTCGGTGTGAAATTGTATTCAGATTTGTGCTCTCCTGATACTGATCCTTTATCATCGGATAACGCATTTATATTCCTGACCGGACCTCTTACCGGATTGTTTCCAACAGCCGGACGCTACCAGATTATTTCACGTTCTCCTCAAACAGGAACTATTTTCGATACCAGTTCAGGTGGAGTTTTTGGTGAAAGGCTGAAGAAAACAGGTTTGGATGGGATTATCATCACAGGCAAAGCAAAAGAACCTGTTTATCTACTAATAACGAATGATAAAATAGAAATTAAAAAAGCTGATCATCTCTGGGGAAAAAACACGCAGCAAACTCGTGATATTTTACAGGAAGAATATTCTAAAAAAGCTTCTGTTGCCAGCATTGGGCCGGCTGGTGAGAATCAGGTGATCTTTGCTTCCATTATGAATGATAAAGATCGTGCAGCAGGACGTGGCGGCATGGGAGCAGTTATGGGTTCCAAAAATCTAAAGGCAATTGTTGCTTTGGGTACAAAAGAAATTCCTGTAGCAGATCCTGAAGGTTTGAAAGAAATACTTACGAAAATTGATCGTTTGATCGATAAAAATCCTGTTACTGGGAAATCACTTCCCTTACTGGGAACATCGGTTTTGGTTAATATCATCAATGCACATGGAATGTTTCCTACTGAAAATTTCCAGCGTGGAGTTTTCAACGATGCGGAAGGCATAAGTGGAGAAAAAATCACTGAAACACTTTTGCAGAAAAGAAGTGCTTGCTTCAAATGTCCTATGGCTTGTGGAAGAACTACCAAAACAGTAAATAAAGAAGGTGAGGGTCCCGAATATGAAACTGTGTGGGCTTTCGGAGCTCAATTGGGAATCAATGATCTGACAAAAATCACAGAAGCAAATTATCTTTGTAATGAACTTGGGCTGGATACGATCACAACTGGCAATACAATCGGCTGTGCGATGGAGCTTTATGAAAAAGGTGCATTTCCACATGAACTGAAATGGGGAGATGCTGATGTTCTGGAAAAACTGGTTGAAGATATTGCCTGTAAACGAGGAATTGGTGAAGATTTAGCACTTGGTTCTAAACGTTTGGCAGAAAAATACGGCCGTCCTGAACTGGCCATGCAGGTGAAAGGTTTGGAACTTCCTGCCTATGATCCGCGTGGTGCGCAGGGTCAGGCTTTGGCTTATGCCACATCCAATCGGGGTGGATGTCATATGAGAGCATATATGATTTCCAATGAAATCTTGGGTTCTCCAATGATACTGGATAGATATTCTTCTAAAGGAAAAGCCGAGATCGTAGCTTTATTGCAAGATGTTTCGGCTGTAGTGGACAGCCTGGTTCTTTGCCGTTTCATTCAGTTTGCCGTCAGCATTTCTACTTTAACCGAAATGGTTAATATTGTCACCGGTTTGGATTATACAGAGGAAGAACTTCTGGAAGCAGGTAAACGAATTTATACCTTAGAAAGAGATTTTAATGCTAAAGCAGGTTTTGACAGGAAAGATGATCTTCTGCCTTCCAGATTTATGGAAGAAGAACTTCAGGAAGGATCATCACGTCATCGAGTAGTTCAACTAAATAAAATGTTAAACGATTATTATCAAGTTCGCGGTTGGGATGAAAATGGAATTCCGACAAAAAAAGTGAAGGAGAAATTAGGAATATAA
- the deoC gene encoding deoxyribose-phosphate aldolase — protein sequence MSKFTKEQLAGMIDHTELKSSSGKGKIKNLCYEAKMFGFISVCVNPHYVKFAHEQLKDSDVIVCSVIGFPLGMNTTEIKALEAKKAVSEGAKEIDMVINVGALRDKDYDFVLEDIGQVVQASAPSHVKVILETCYLTDEEIVKACQLCVEAGAHFVKTSTGFGAFGAFENNVKLMRKTVGPDIGVKASGGISTLKDAIRMIEVGANRLGTSAGVAIIEAVSMLKFAPEAWLEPEIPCHICPVRSANLSKLPKGVYAYYKKKCLNCPHRDKYNKFYE from the coding sequence ATGAGTAAATTTACAAAGGAACAATTAGCTGGTATGATAGATCACACGGAGCTGAAATCAAGTTCCGGAAAAGGTAAAATCAAGAACCTCTGTTATGAAGCAAAGATGTTTGGGTTCATCTCGGTATGTGTAAATCCGCATTATGTGAAATTTGCGCATGAACAATTAAAAGATTCTGATGTAATTGTCTGTTCAGTTATCGGTTTCCCATTGGGAATGAACACAACCGAGATCAAAGCTCTGGAAGCAAAGAAAGCTGTTTCCGAAGGTGCAAAGGAAATCGACATGGTCATAAATGTGGGAGCTTTGCGAGATAAAGACTATGATTTTGTTCTAGAAGATATCGGTCAGGTTGTGCAAGCCAGTGCACCTTCTCATGTAAAAGTTATTCTGGAAACATGTTATCTCACCGATGAAGAAATCGTGAAAGCCTGTCAGTTATGTGTGGAGGCTGGTGCTCATTTCGTAAAGACTTCCACCGGTTTTGGAGCATTTGGAGCATTTGAAAATAATGTGAAATTGATGCGAAAAACCGTGGGCCCGGATATAGGTGTGAAGGCTTCCGGTGGAATCTCCACGTTAAAAGATGCAATACGCATGATAGAAGTTGGAGCCAATCGTTTGGGAACCAGTGCTGGTGTAGCAATTATCGAAGCTGTATCGATGCTGAAATTTGCACCAGAAGCCTGGCTGGAACCAGAAATCCCCTGTCATATTTGTCCGGTGCGGTCAGCCAATCTCAGCAAGCTTCCCAAGGGTGTTTATGCCTATTATAAAAAGAAATGTTTAAATTGTCCACATCGTGATAAGTATAATAAGTTTTATGAATAG